The Hymenobacter sp. DG01 genome has a segment encoding these proteins:
- a CDS encoding T9SS type A sorting domain-containing protein, translating into MKLTTRFFPVLLLLLWQLPLLAATVRLEANLLHATPSRPLQQVTPVVAPPSPGVTTSAAARMLAPALSVYPNPSRGLITVSVGQKLPWGDYKLRLSNIIGREVRSVLLRPEAADGGMNLNLSDLPPGMYFYSLVQNDKVVSTKRLVLQN; encoded by the coding sequence ATGAAACTTACTACGCGCTTTTTCCCTGTACTGCTGCTGCTGCTGTGGCAACTGCCGCTGCTGGCCGCTACGGTTCGGCTGGAAGCCAACCTCCTTCACGCTACCCCCTCCCGGCCCTTGCAACAGGTAACGCCGGTAGTTGCGCCCCCCTCCCCTGGGGTCACTACCTCGGCAGCCGCCCGCATGCTGGCTCCGGCTTTGTCCGTGTACCCCAACCCTTCTCGGGGCCTGATTACGGTGTCCGTGGGGCAGAAGCTGCCCTGGGGCGACTACAAGCTGCGCCTGAGCAACATCATTGGGCGGGAGGTGCGCAGCGTACTGCTGCGGCCGGAAGCTGCTGATGGGGGTATGAACCTGAACCTTTCGGACCTGCCGCCCGGCATGTATTTCTACAGCCTGGTGCAGAATGATAAGGTGGTTTCCACTAAGCGCCTGGTGCTACAGAACTAA